In the Aulosira sp. FACHB-615 genome, one interval contains:
- a CDS encoding glutamate synthase-related protein, producing the protein MNDQRVNQLQTMSFSDNNSQETYQGQRWLVEERDACGVGFIAHRQNIASHEIVTKALAALTCLEHRGGCSADHDSGDGAGILTAIPWELLQKEYFAGRIEISSTSNVAVGMIFLPQDRELAQKTKAQVEKVAAEEKFTVLGWREVPVHPHLLGRQAKENQPQIEQIFLAADETGDELERQLYIARKRIFKAAKAVSEDFYICSLSSRTIVYKGMVRSAVLGDFYADLQNPAYKSAFAVYHRRFSTNTMPKWPLAQPMRLLGHNGEINTLLGNINWMMAREASISHPVWGDRNDELKPLVILDSSDSATLDNVLELLVRSGRSPLEALMIMVPEAYQNQPSLQNYPEITDFYEYYSGLQEAWDGPALLVFSDGKKVGATLDRNGLRPARYVITKDDYIVVASEAGVVDFPEAEIVEKGRLGPGQMIAVDLESHEILKNWEIKQRIAQQLPYGEWLQTHRQDLKSLVNNHGTNGNGNGNGNGNGKGQFTVDKQILLQRQTAFGYTSEDVEMVIEQMAGNGAEPTFCMGDDIPLAVLSSKPHLLYDYFKQRFAQVTNPPIDPLREKLVMSLKVELGERGNLLEPKPEYAKRLKLDSPVLTEVELDAIKASGFATAELSTLFAIANGPEGLKSAVAALQAQAAESVRAGAKILILSDRAGGGISSESSYIPPLLAVGAVHHHLIREGLRTKTSLIVDTAQCWSTHHFACLIGYGAGAVCPYMALDTVRDWWFEPRTQQFMERGKLPNLSLEQAIGNYRKAVESGLLKILSKMGISLLSSYQAAQIFEAIGIGGDLLELGFKGTTSRIGGLSVSELAQEVLSIHSKAFPELTAKKLDNLGFVNYRPGGEYHMNSPEMSKALHEAVKTKQYDHYEVYKQYLQGRPITALRDLLDFQSDRPSIPLEEVEAAEDILKRFCTGGMSLGALSREAHEVLAIAMNRIGGRSNSGEGGEDPVRYNVLDDVDESGYSPTLPHLKGLRNGDTASSAIKQVASGRFGVTPEYLASAKQIEIKIAQGAKPGEGGQLPGAKVSPYIAMLRRSKPGVTLISPPPHHDIYSIEDLAQLIFDLHQINPKAQVSVKLVAEIGIGTIAAGVAKANADIIQISGHDGGTGASPLSSIKHAGSPWELGLSEVHRVLMQNSLRDRVILRVDGGLKTGWDVLMAALMGGEEFGFGSIAMIAEGCQMARVCHKNTCPVGVATQDEKLRLRFKGIPEHVVNFFYFVAEEVRSLLARLGYRSLSEIIGRADLLTVRPEAKLAKTQALNLNCLLQLPDTKENRSWLVHEEVHSNGPVIDDQLLADSEIQAAIRNQSTVTKNLKIVNTDRTVGARLAGAIASQYGDGGFEGQINLNFQGSVGQSFGAFNLSGITLTLEGEANDYVGKGMHGGEIIIKPPAKATYDPSKNVIVGNTCLYGATGGFLFANGLAGERFAVRNSKGTAVVEGAGDHCCEYMTGGVIVVLGKVGRNVAAGMTGGLAYFLDEDGSFPELVNRENVKIQRVLTEAGQKQLQELIRTHAERTGSPKAKAILQNWSEFVSKFWQLVPPSEADSPEANPQAVVEKHLSSV; encoded by the coding sequence ATGAACGATCAAAGGGTGAATCAATTGCAAACAATGTCATTTTCGGATAATAACTCTCAAGAAACCTACCAAGGACAAAGGTGGTTAGTAGAGGAAAGAGATGCCTGTGGTGTAGGTTTTATTGCACATCGCCAAAATATTGCCAGCCATGAAATCGTTACTAAAGCCTTAGCCGCATTAACCTGCTTGGAACATCGGGGTGGTTGTAGTGCTGACCATGATTCTGGTGATGGTGCAGGGATATTGACAGCCATTCCTTGGGAGTTGTTACAAAAAGAATATTTCGCAGGCAGGATAGAAATATCATCTACCAGCAATGTGGCTGTAGGGATGATATTTTTACCCCAAGACCGGGAATTAGCCCAAAAAACCAAAGCCCAAGTTGAAAAAGTGGCGGCGGAAGAAAAATTTACAGTATTGGGCTGGCGAGAAGTACCAGTACATCCCCATTTATTGGGCAGACAAGCCAAAGAAAACCAACCCCAAATAGAACAAATTTTTCTGGCGGCGGATGAAACTGGCGATGAATTAGAAAGACAGTTATACATTGCCCGTAAACGGATTTTTAAAGCAGCCAAAGCTGTCTCGGAAGATTTTTATATTTGCTCTTTATCCAGCCGCACCATTGTTTATAAAGGTATGGTGCGTTCGGCTGTGTTGGGAGATTTTTACGCGGATTTACAAAATCCCGCATACAAGAGTGCCTTTGCAGTTTATCATCGCCGCTTTAGTACCAACACAATGCCAAAATGGCCGTTAGCACAGCCTATGCGGTTGTTGGGACATAACGGCGAAATTAATACCTTGTTGGGAAACATTAACTGGATGATGGCTAGAGAAGCGAGTATTAGCCATCCAGTATGGGGCGATCGCAATGATGAACTCAAGCCTTTAGTAATTCTAGATAGCAGCGACTCCGCCACCCTCGATAATGTCTTAGAACTATTAGTACGTTCGGGACGCAGCCCCTTGGAAGCCTTGATGATTATGGTTCCAGAGGCTTATCAAAATCAGCCTTCCTTACAAAACTATCCCGAAATCACTGACTTTTATGAATACTACAGTGGTTTGCAAGAAGCTTGGGACGGCCCAGCATTGCTAGTCTTCAGTGATGGGAAGAAAGTCGGCGCAACCCTTGACCGCAACGGCTTAAGACCTGCACGTTATGTAATTACCAAAGATGATTACATCGTCGTAGCATCAGAAGCAGGTGTAGTTGACTTCCCCGAAGCCGAGATTGTGGAGAAAGGCAGACTAGGCCCAGGGCAAATGATTGCCGTGGATTTAGAAAGTCATGAAATTCTGAAAAATTGGGAAATTAAACAACGCATTGCCCAACAACTCCCTTATGGGGAATGGTTGCAAACCCATCGCCAAGACCTGAAGTCATTAGTCAACAATCATGGGACAAATGGCAATGGTAATGGTAATGGCAACGGTAACGGCAAAGGTCAATTCACCGTTGACAAACAAATCTTACTTCAGCGACAAACTGCCTTTGGCTACACCAGCGAAGATGTCGAAATGGTGATTGAACAAATGGCAGGTAATGGTGCAGAACCAACGTTCTGTATGGGGGATGATATTCCATTGGCGGTATTGTCCAGCAAACCCCACCTGTTATATGACTATTTCAAACAGCGTTTTGCTCAAGTAACTAACCCACCAATTGACCCCCTGCGTGAAAAGCTGGTGATGTCCTTGAAGGTGGAATTGGGCGAACGGGGCAATTTATTAGAACCAAAGCCAGAATATGCCAAGAGACTGAAGCTAGATTCCCCAGTCTTGACAGAAGTTGAGTTAGATGCAATCAAGGCTTCTGGTTTTGCCACGGCAGAATTATCAACCTTATTTGCGATCGCCAACGGCCCAGAAGGATTAAAATCTGCCGTCGCAGCTTTACAAGCCCAAGCCGCCGAGTCAGTCCGCGCTGGTGCGAAAATATTAATCTTGAGCGATCGCGCTGGTGGCGGTATTAGTTCAGAATCCAGCTACATTCCACCTTTATTAGCTGTAGGTGCAGTCCACCACCACCTGATCCGCGAAGGCTTGCGGACAAAGACATCCCTCATTGTCGATACCGCCCAGTGTTGGAGTACCCATCACTTTGCTTGCTTGATTGGCTATGGTGCAGGTGCAGTTTGCCCTTACATGGCTTTAGATACAGTCCGGGATTGGTGGTTTGAACCCAGAACTCAGCAGTTCATGGAACGGGGTAAATTGCCCAACCTCAGCTTAGAACAAGCCATTGGCAATTACCGCAAAGCTGTAGAGTCAGGATTGCTGAAAATCCTCTCCAAGATGGGCATATCTTTGCTGTCTAGCTATCAAGCCGCCCAAATCTTTGAAGCGATCGGGATTGGTGGCGATTTATTAGAACTGGGATTTAAGGGGACAACTTCTCGCATCGGTGGTTTGAGTGTCAGTGAACTGGCGCAAGAAGTTTTGTCAATTCACAGCAAAGCCTTCCCAGAACTCACAGCCAAGAAATTGGATAACTTGGGCTTTGTTAACTACCGTCCTGGCGGTGAGTACCACATGAACAGCCCGGAAATGTCCAAAGCATTACATGAGGCTGTGAAAACCAAGCAATACGACCATTACGAAGTTTACAAACAATATCTCCAAGGGCGACCAATTACGGCGTTAAGAGACTTGCTAGACTTCCAAAGCGATCGCCCCTCAATTCCTTTAGAAGAAGTAGAAGCAGCAGAAGATATCCTCAAACGCTTCTGTACTGGAGGGATGTCCTTGGGTGCATTGTCACGGGAAGCCCATGAAGTTTTAGCGATCGCCATGAACCGAATTGGTGGCAGATCCAATTCTGGGGAAGGTGGGGAAGATCCGGTACGTTACAACGTTTTAGATGATGTCGATGAATCTGGTTACTCGCCCACCCTACCACACCTGAAGGGACTGCGGAATGGTGATACAGCTTCTAGTGCCATCAAGCAAGTTGCATCAGGACGCTTTGGTGTCACACCAGAATATTTAGCCAGCGCCAAACAAATCGAAATTAAAATCGCCCAAGGTGCAAAACCAGGAGAAGGCGGACAACTACCAGGGGCAAAAGTCAGTCCTTACATTGCGATGTTGCGGCGGTCTAAGCCCGGTGTAACCTTGATTTCACCTCCACCGCACCACGATATCTACTCCATTGAAGACTTAGCACAGTTGATTTTTGACCTGCATCAAATCAACCCGAAAGCCCAAGTATCAGTCAAGCTAGTGGCTGAAATTGGCATCGGTACAATTGCGGCGGGTGTAGCCAAAGCCAACGCGGATATCATTCAAATTTCTGGTCATGATGGCGGTACAGGTGCATCACCTTTGAGTTCGATTAAACACGCTGGTTCACCGTGGGAACTCGGATTAAGTGAAGTGCATCGCGTCCTAATGCAGAATAGTTTGCGCGATCGCGTCATTTTGCGGGTAGACGGCGGACTCAAGACTGGCTGGGATGTCTTGATGGCTGCATTGATGGGTGGCGAAGAATTTGGCTTTGGTTCCATTGCCATGATTGCCGAAGGTTGCCAAATGGCGCGAGTCTGCCATAAAAACACCTGTCCTGTGGGTGTAGCAACTCAAGATGAAAAACTGCGCCTGCGGTTTAAAGGTATCCCGGAACACGTCGTTAACTTCTTCTATTTTGTTGCCGAAGAAGTGCGGAGTTTGTTAGCCAGATTGGGCTATCGTTCCTTATCAGAAATTATCGGTCGTGCAGACTTATTAACAGTCCGTCCCGAAGCCAAACTAGCTAAAACCCAAGCCTTGAATCTCAACTGCTTACTGCAACTACCAGATACAAAAGAAAACCGTAGCTGGTTAGTGCATGAAGAAGTTCATAGCAATGGCCCGGTAATTGATGACCAATTGCTGGCGGATAGCGAAATTCAAGCCGCAATTCGCAACCAATCGACGGTGACGAAGAACTTAAAAATCGTCAACACCGATAGAACGGTTGGTGCGAGATTAGCTGGTGCGATCGCATCTCAATATGGCGACGGTGGCTTTGAAGGACAAATTAATCTCAACTTCCAAGGTAGTGTAGGTCAAAGCTTTGGGGCGTTTAACCTCTCTGGGATTACTTTAACTCTCGAAGGCGAAGCCAACGACTACGTAGGCAAAGGGATGCACGGTGGTGAAATCATCATCAAACCCCCAGCAAAAGCCACTTATGACCCATCCAAGAACGTGATTGTGGGTAATACCTGCCTTTACGGTGCAACTGGCGGCTTCTTATTTGCTAACGGTTTAGCAGGTGAACGCTTTGCCGTCCGCAACTCCAAAGGTACAGCCGTAGTTGAAGGCGCAGGTGATCACTGCTGCGAATACATGACTGGTGGTGTCATCGTTGTCCTCGGTAAAGTCGGACGTAACGT